In Daphnia magna isolate NIES linkage group LG7, ASM2063170v1.1, whole genome shotgun sequence, a single genomic region encodes these proteins:
- the LOC116936008 gene encoding tigger transposable element-derived protein 6 isoform X1, with protein MGQVGQHEFVCQSEPIQIFFLNFCRKMRNYVRKTDRVKVPSDVIDRAVAKVLDEGKSVYIVAILFNIPRRSLTRYVENKKKSGLEEQNRPNSVSPTHHGYSSARQVFNKEDEALLADYLHRSADIYFGLSPIDVRKLAYNVATKRNLKIPPSWTEKLSAGPDWFASFMKRHPTLAIRKPEATSLARTSSFNIHNCDLFFDNYERLLVREKIGLECVWNMDEVGVTTVSTPEKIVGRKGQKQIESIVSGERGVLVTVCCAVSSYGNTIPPFFVFPRVNFKHHFLVGGPLGCDGTTNKAGWMNDASMDLWIKHFITFVRPSKERPVILLLDNHSSHMSINALNTAKENYVHFLSFPAHCSHRLQPLDVSVYGPMKKYISSASASWMLNNPGKTMTIYDIPGIVNKAFPLASIPSNITAGFKKAGIVPFDREGFHATADYNPGFVTDRADPENVAVSLQMDLPPENQPFDLPPYFFVDVGPIAEPTVEPTVEFNVEATVEPTVEANSHKKRSGSSPKTNDSPTPSSISSASSSASTASIIEQVRPFPKTGPRTAPKTNNGRRKRTSSILTDTPIKAVIESEKAAVKTKAARKIFPSKEPTITKPIKPKQTGRKKKKDESFCPEFAARYSTTKEDWIRCLNNCGLWACESCVDKRGEDDESYICSNCSKTAL; from the exons ATGGGGCAAGTTGGCCAACATGAGTTCGTCTGTCAAAGTGAGCCtattcaaattttcttcttgaatttttGCAGAAAAATGAGAAACTACGTTAGAAAAACTGACAGAGTAAAGGTCCCATCTGATGTAATTGACAGAGCAGTTGCAAAGGTGTTGGACGAGGGAAAATCAGTTTATATTGTGGCTATTCTTTTTAACATTCCAAGAAGAAGTCTTACAAGATATGttgaaaacaagaagaagtcAGGATTAGAAGAACAAAACAGGCCTAATAGTGTTTCTCCAACCCATCATGGGTATTCATCTGCGCGCCAG GTTTTCAACAAGGAAGATGAGGCTCTGCTAGCTGATTACCTTCATCGTTCAGCAGATATTTACTTTGGATTGTCCCCAATTGATGTTAGAAAGCTGGCTTATAATGTTGCCACAAAGAGAAATCTAAAAATCCCACCTTCGTGGACTGAAAAACTTTCAGCTGGACCAGACTGGTTTGCATCTTTCATGAAACGCCATCCTACTCTGGCAATAAGAAAACCTGAGGCTACTTCCCTGGCAAGAACCTCATCATTTAACATCCACAATTGTGATTTGTTCTTTGACAATTATGAAAGATTGTTGGTGAGAGAAAAAATTGGGCTTGAATGCGTCTGGAACATGGACGAAGTTGGTGTTACTACAGTTTCAACACCTGAAAAGATCGTAGGTCGAAAAGGCCAGAAACAAATAG AATCAATTGTTTCAGGAGAGAGAGGGGTGTTGGTTACGGTTTGTTGTGCAGTTTCCAGCTACGGCAATACTATTCCACCCTTCTTTGTCTTTCCTCG AGTAAATTTCAAGCATCATTTTCTCGTAGGGGGGCCTCTAGGTTGCGACGGTACAACCAACAAAGCAGGTTGGATGAATGATGCTAGCATGGACCTTTGGATTAAACATTTCATTACATTTGTTCGTCCAAGTAAGGAACGACCCGTCATCCTTCTTCTAGACAATCACTCGTCCCACATGTCAATCAACGCATTGAACACCGCTAAAGAAAACTATGTGCATTTTCTATCGTTCCCGGCCCACTGCTCTCATAGATTGCAGCCATTGGACGTGTCTGTTTATGGCCCAATGAAGAAATACATCAGTAGTGCTTCTGCAAGTTGGATGTTGAACAATCCCGGGAAAACAATGACGATTTACGACATTCCTGGCATTGTCAACAAGGCATTTCCTCTCGCTTCCATACCTTCAAATATTACAGCCGGATTCAAGAAAGCTGGGATTGTCCCATTCGACCGCGAAGGATTTCATGCCACAGCAGATTATAACCCTGGATTTGTGACTGATAGAGCTGATCCTGAGAACGTTGCTGTTTCACTTCAAATGGATTTGCCCCCTGAAAACCAACCATTTGACTTGCCACCATACTTTTTTGTTGATGTGGGGCCGATTGCGGAACCGACTGTGGAACCAACTGTAGAGTTCAATGTAGAAGCGACTGTAGAGCCCACTGTTGAGGCAAATAGCCATAAGAAACGTAGTGGAAGCAGCCCAAAAACTAATGATTCACCTACTCCttcttcaatttcttccgCCAGTTCTTCTGCTTCTACAGCTTCAATAATTGAACAAGTACGACCTTTTCCAAAAACTGGACCTCGCACAGCTCCGAAAACAAATAATGGTAGAAGGAAGAGGACGTCTTCTATACTTACGGACACTCCAATCAAAGCTGTAATCGAATCTGAGAAAGCAGCTGTTAAAACCAAAGCGgcaagaaaaatttttccatcCAAAGAACCGACTATAACTAAACCGATCAAACCTAAACAAActgggagaaagaaaaagaaggatgaATCGTTCTGCCCAGAATTTGCAGCGCGTTATTCAACAACTAAAGAAGATTGGATCCGTTGTTTAAACAATTGCGGTTTATGGGCGTGCGAGAGCTGCGTCGACAAAAGAGGAGAAGATGACGAAAGTTATATTTGCTCGAATTGCTCTAAGACGGCTCTGTAG
- the LOC116936008 gene encoding tigger transposable element-derived protein 6 isoform X2, whose product MRNYVRKTDRVKVPSDVIDRAVAKVLDEGKSVYIVAILFNIPRRSLTRYVENKKKSGLEEQNRPNSVSPTHHGYSSARQVFNKEDEALLADYLHRSADIYFGLSPIDVRKLAYNVATKRNLKIPPSWTEKLSAGPDWFASFMKRHPTLAIRKPEATSLARTSSFNIHNCDLFFDNYERLLVREKIGLECVWNMDEVGVTTVSTPEKIVGRKGQKQIESIVSGERGVLVTVCCAVSSYGNTIPPFFVFPRVNFKHHFLVGGPLGCDGTTNKAGWMNDASMDLWIKHFITFVRPSKERPVILLLDNHSSHMSINALNTAKENYVHFLSFPAHCSHRLQPLDVSVYGPMKKYISSASASWMLNNPGKTMTIYDIPGIVNKAFPLASIPSNITAGFKKAGIVPFDREGFHATADYNPGFVTDRADPENVAVSLQMDLPPENQPFDLPPYFFVDVGPIAEPTVEPTVEFNVEATVEPTVEANSHKKRSGSSPKTNDSPTPSSISSASSSASTASIIEQVRPFPKTGPRTAPKTNNGRRKRTSSILTDTPIKAVIESEKAAVKTKAARKIFPSKEPTITKPIKPKQTGRKKKKDESFCPEFAARYSTTKEDWIRCLNNCGLWACESCVDKRGEDDESYICSNCSKTAL is encoded by the exons ATGAGAAACTACGTTAGAAAAACTGACAGAGTAAAGGTCCCATCTGATGTAATTGACAGAGCAGTTGCAAAGGTGTTGGACGAGGGAAAATCAGTTTATATTGTGGCTATTCTTTTTAACATTCCAAGAAGAAGTCTTACAAGATATGttgaaaacaagaagaagtcAGGATTAGAAGAACAAAACAGGCCTAATAGTGTTTCTCCAACCCATCATGGGTATTCATCTGCGCGCCAG GTTTTCAACAAGGAAGATGAGGCTCTGCTAGCTGATTACCTTCATCGTTCAGCAGATATTTACTTTGGATTGTCCCCAATTGATGTTAGAAAGCTGGCTTATAATGTTGCCACAAAGAGAAATCTAAAAATCCCACCTTCGTGGACTGAAAAACTTTCAGCTGGACCAGACTGGTTTGCATCTTTCATGAAACGCCATCCTACTCTGGCAATAAGAAAACCTGAGGCTACTTCCCTGGCAAGAACCTCATCATTTAACATCCACAATTGTGATTTGTTCTTTGACAATTATGAAAGATTGTTGGTGAGAGAAAAAATTGGGCTTGAATGCGTCTGGAACATGGACGAAGTTGGTGTTACTACAGTTTCAACACCTGAAAAGATCGTAGGTCGAAAAGGCCAGAAACAAATAG AATCAATTGTTTCAGGAGAGAGAGGGGTGTTGGTTACGGTTTGTTGTGCAGTTTCCAGCTACGGCAATACTATTCCACCCTTCTTTGTCTTTCCTCG AGTAAATTTCAAGCATCATTTTCTCGTAGGGGGGCCTCTAGGTTGCGACGGTACAACCAACAAAGCAGGTTGGATGAATGATGCTAGCATGGACCTTTGGATTAAACATTTCATTACATTTGTTCGTCCAAGTAAGGAACGACCCGTCATCCTTCTTCTAGACAATCACTCGTCCCACATGTCAATCAACGCATTGAACACCGCTAAAGAAAACTATGTGCATTTTCTATCGTTCCCGGCCCACTGCTCTCATAGATTGCAGCCATTGGACGTGTCTGTTTATGGCCCAATGAAGAAATACATCAGTAGTGCTTCTGCAAGTTGGATGTTGAACAATCCCGGGAAAACAATGACGATTTACGACATTCCTGGCATTGTCAACAAGGCATTTCCTCTCGCTTCCATACCTTCAAATATTACAGCCGGATTCAAGAAAGCTGGGATTGTCCCATTCGACCGCGAAGGATTTCATGCCACAGCAGATTATAACCCTGGATTTGTGACTGATAGAGCTGATCCTGAGAACGTTGCTGTTTCACTTCAAATGGATTTGCCCCCTGAAAACCAACCATTTGACTTGCCACCATACTTTTTTGTTGATGTGGGGCCGATTGCGGAACCGACTGTGGAACCAACTGTAGAGTTCAATGTAGAAGCGACTGTAGAGCCCACTGTTGAGGCAAATAGCCATAAGAAACGTAGTGGAAGCAGCCCAAAAACTAATGATTCACCTACTCCttcttcaatttcttccgCCAGTTCTTCTGCTTCTACAGCTTCAATAATTGAACAAGTACGACCTTTTCCAAAAACTGGACCTCGCACAGCTCCGAAAACAAATAATGGTAGAAGGAAGAGGACGTCTTCTATACTTACGGACACTCCAATCAAAGCTGTAATCGAATCTGAGAAAGCAGCTGTTAAAACCAAAGCGgcaagaaaaatttttccatcCAAAGAACCGACTATAACTAAACCGATCAAACCTAAACAAActgggagaaagaaaaagaaggatgaATCGTTCTGCCCAGAATTTGCAGCGCGTTATTCAACAACTAAAGAAGATTGGATCCGTTGTTTAAACAATTGCGGTTTATGGGCGTGCGAGAGCTGCGTCGACAAAAGAGGAGAAGATGACGAAAGTTATATTTGCTCGAATTGCTCTAAGACGGCTCTGTAG